The Novibacillus thermophilus genome segment AAGCCGACACCGAGGGACACGGAATAGATCAACGGTTTGCCCTTGATGGAACCGGATGACGCTTTTTCCACTTCGTAACCTAACACCAGGACCGCCGGTTCCGCCACAATAGAGGCTACTCCCAGGACAAAGCCGATGGGAATCAAAATCCAATTGTAGCTCGCATCGCTCAACGTCAACCCGGTAAATTCGCCGAATGGCAGAAACCCGGCTTTCACGCCTTGGAGAAACAGGGAGAGCCCGACGATCGATAAAACGGTTCCCGCGAGCACATTCGGTAAATTCGGGATAGGCTTGCGAATGACTAATAATTGGAACAAGATAAAGACGAGGAGTAGTGGGGCTAATGCTACGATCACCTCTTCCAATGTATGCCAGTAGCCGTCAAAAATGTTGAGCAGAATCAACTGAACAACACTCCTAAAACCATCACCGCAATGACGGGTCCGACCGAGGCTAAGGCCACCATGCCGAATCCTTGCGACACTTTGTCCCTGCCGCCGAACACCGAGACAACGCCGATGCTTAACGCCATGAGAAAGGGAACGGTAATCGGTCCCGTCGTGACGCCTCCTGCATCTAACGCAATGGAGAAGAAGTCGTCACTGACGAAGTAGCCGAGGACGAATACGAGAATGTAGCTCGGAATGAGTAAGAGCGTTAATGAAATGTTAAAAATACTGCGCAGCATGGCCATCACGACAGAAATGCCCACCCCAAGGGAAATGGCCAGGATGAGGACGTTTTGTGTCGCAATCCTTTCTCCGGCGTCTTCAATTTGCTGGGCAAAAATGCGCACATCCGGTTCTGCCACAGTAATGACAAACCCGAGCAAAAAGCCGAAAAAAATGACCCAAAAAAAACCTTTATGGGGGAGACTGGAGCCGAGGGATTCGCCGATCGGGAGCAGACCGAGTTTAACGCCGAAGAGAAACAGAGAGAGTCCGACGATCGTCAGAAGAGCGGCGAGCAAGAATTGAAGAAAGTCGGAAAACGGCATGTGGATGAGCGTAACTTGTAACAGCACGATGACAAGTGTCACCGGGAGAATGGAAAAAAACACTTCGCGAAATTCTTGTTTGAATTGATCCAATAAAACATCCCCTCACATTAGAATAGGATTTAAGTCTATTTTGTTATATTATAGCAATAAAATAAAAGGTTGTATAACGTCAGGTAGGGATGACAATGAAATTGCACATCATCCTCATCGGATTTATGGGAACAGGGAAAACGACAGTGGGGACCATCATCGCCGAAACCCTATCCCGCCAGATGGTCGATACAGACCAGTACCTTGAAGAAAAAAGGGGGAAGACCATTCCCGACATTTTCAGAGATGAAGGGGAGGCCCGTTTTCGCGATTGCGAACACAACGTTCTCAAAGAACTGATCCAATCCCCAAAGCCGCTGGTGATCACGACTGGAGGAGGCATTGTCCTCCGAAAGGACAATGTAAAGTTAATGCAAAACAGCGGTTTCGTCGTCGCTCTCACCGCATCGCGGAACGCGCTGATCGAACGGTTGCAGCACGATGCGTCCCGACCGCTGCTACAAGGAGACTTGGCACAACGCATCGATCGCCTGTTGACAGAGCGGCGCAACGCCTACGACTTTGCCCATTTTAAAGTTGACACGACGGACAAAACACCGGACGAAGTGGCCCAGATCATCGTCGCCCAGTGCCAACAACACAGCGGCGTGTTTAAAGATATCTTCCGCCGTCAATGATAAGGGTAGACCTCCAGGCCGCACGAGCAATGGTATGATGTGGTAAGGAGAGAGGATGCCTTAAGACCTTTTCTGCAAATGTCTTAAGATCTGCCCTCTTCCGCTACCATTACGCTATATGTGCTGATGTCAGAAGTACAGCCGCACGTTTTGTAAGACTGAGGAAATCCGACTGAGGTGGTTGCGCATGTCTTCAAACGATTATGTACAGTATCTTACGGAACGGTTTGTCCGCTATTTAGAAACACCGCGGGAAGAACGAAAAATGAGGCGCAAGGACAGACAGCGGAACCGATGGAGCCGCGTTTGGTTTGGCGATCTGTTGTTCGGCCTTCACATGTTTTGGCAAAACAGGAAAAACCGCCGTAAGCGCAATGTAATACGATAAAGCCGTCTTCGCGGACGTAGGGTACCGTGAAACATTTTACGTCTACTTTTGCGCGTTTATCCTTTGAACACCCCGATTAAAATGCACACAACACCAGCTGCGATCCACGCTACTTTGTCGTAAGACACCCGTTCGACCAATCCGGCCAGTCCGATCGTCGTCGTCGTAATCAGAACCGCCGGTCCCACTAAAGCGAGCAGTGCGTTGATGGCGATCGACTTTTCTAAGTCGTTGAATTTAAGCATGAGAAACCCTGCCGTCATTTCGATAAACCCGGATATGATGCGCAGGGTTCCCATTGCCAGCACGACTTTTTCAATGATGAACCACATCCCCGGCTTCCTCCTGTAGAACCGTATGATAATGATCTTCCTATATGTGTATGCCGAGGGTTCAAAAGAGTTGTCCTTTTTATGCCAAATAAAACAGGCCGGCATTCACGACACTCACTTGCACACGAGGCTGATACTGCCATTTCGTTTCCCGTACACGCCGTTCGTACTCGGCGAGGAAGGCCTCTTTGTCCATGCGAGCCGGACGCTCCTTGTAGTACTGCTCTAACCGGTTTAGCTCTTCCTGCATCCGGGATTCAGCGGCTCTGGCCCACGCGTCGTCTACGTGGTCCAAATACCCTTCAACGTAGAACTCTAACTCGTTGACTGCTTCTTCCAATGTCAACTTGTGTTTTGTCACGAAGCGGTGGCTCGGAAGACGCGGTGTCCACTCGCGCTCTGATATCGTATGATAAAAGTTGTCGTCAATCGATCCGTCCAACAGCCGAATGCCCAGTGAGTAAATTTCGCTGCGCAGTTGGTCGCAGATCCATTCAATTTTGTAATTAATCCCGAGCCAGGGCTCGTAAGGGCGGGAGCCCCGGGGGCTCCTCAAGTCGAGCGGCGAACGTTCATACAGCCGGACGAAGCGGCCGTGTTTGCGAGCAGACTGAAAAATGTGTTGAAGGCGGGTGGAACCGGGCGTGATCGGTTCTCCCCGTACGCCGGGCGGGATTTGATCGGGGTCGAAAATGAGAGACAGTGTCACCGGTTGCGGATCGAGACCGAGTTTTTCCACGTATGACCAGTAAAAGGGACGGTTGACTAAGTCTTTGTCTGCTTGTTCTGACAACTTTACCTGTACGTGCCCTGGGCTTTTGTCGACGATGTCACAGTGCATGGCATTGAGATAGCGCATCACGTAATTTTTCGTCTCCGCTCTGTTCAAGGGTTCAGCACATCCTTTAGGAGGTCCGCTTTTTGGCTCGTGTGGTGTTTGGCGTCTGACAGCGTGTCCCCGAGATGGGACAGGCGCTGTTTCACTTCTTCGTCATCTCGGGATTCTAACACGATTTTCATAATATTGTTCTCCAACGTTCTCTCTTTGAGGTGAACGTGTGCCAAAATCTTGTCCAACTCTCCGATGACGAGCTGAAACAAGTTAATTTTTTCGTGCAGCAAACGGATGATGTACTCTTCGATCGTATTCCGCGTGCATAAGTTGTAAATGGTTACGTCGTGCTCTTGCCCGAGGCGGTGCACCCGGCCGATGCGCTGTTCGACTCGCATCGGATTCCACGGCATGTCGTAGTTGATAATGTTGTGACAGAACTGTAAATTGATGCCTTCGCCGCCAGCTTCCGTTGCCACCATCACTTGGGCCCGCTGTTGAAAGAGCTGGCGCATCCAGTCTTTCTTGTTGCGGTTGAAGTTCCCCCGATACGGCACGGACGTAATGCCATGCTTTTGCAGAACGCGTCTCAACATGTCTTGAGTGGCCCGGTACCCGGTGAAGACGATCACTTTCTCGTCGCCGATCTTGTCCACTAGCTTCAGCACTTCTCGAGCCTTTGCCTGTTCTTTCACTTGTTTGAGCAGGTGAATGACGTGTGCCACGTCGTCTGGAAGCTGTTGGCGTCCCTGGATTTCTTTTTTAAACATTTTAAACAGGGTGAGAAACGTCGCTTCACGACTACTGCACGCTTCGCGCTGCAAGTTGACGAGGGAGAGGAAACTTCCGGCAAGTCCTCTGTTTTTTTGGTACCTTTCGCGCACGAAGTCGGTGATGCCGTCATATAGCGCCCGCTCTTCCGGCGTCAAGTCCAGTGTCACTGTGTGGACGTGTCGTTGTTTAAAGTCTAGTGGGCTGTCTTTTCGCTCGTTGCGGATCATCACTTTTCGAATTTCCTCTTTCAAAAGCGCCTCGTTTTTCGGCTGGCGTTTGCTGACGACGTACTGGGATTGAAACGATTGCTCTCCGCCGAGCTGTCCCGGCTTGAGCAAGGTCACCAAGTTGTACAGTTCCTGCAAGTCGTTTTGTATGGGAGTGGCTGTCAACAACAGACAAAACTTTTTGCGCAGTTCGTTGGCGAACTGAAAGTTGCGGGTCCGGCGGTTTTTTAACTTGTGCGCCTCGTCGATCACGATGATGTCGTAATCGCGGTTTAAGACGTGGCTGCGGTGTGGTTCGCGTTTTGCCGTGTCGATGGAGGCGACGAGAATGTCGCATTTCTCCCACATCCACTCTTTTTTATGGGCGACGGCGGGAATGCCGAACTTTTCATTTAATTCCCGTGTCCACTGGGAGACGAGGGATGCGGGGACGAGGATGAGGGCGTTCTTCACGAGACCGCGCAACACGTACTCTTTTAGGATCAGGCCCGCTTCAATCGTTTTTCCGAGTCCCACTTCGTCGGCTAAAATGGCACGACCATGCAATTCGTTGAGCACAGTTCGCGCCGTTTCGACCTGGTGGGGCAGCGGTGCAAATGCGTTCAGTTGTTTGAGGCAAAGCAAATCGTCGAAGTTCGGTACACATACGTGCCGCTCTGCCTCCACTGCCAGTTGGAACAACTCCCAGCTGTTCCACGGCCCGTCGGCGTGAACGCGTGCTTTAAATGCCGGCCACCACGAACGGTCAAAACGAATAGGAACGGAGTGCATGCCGATTCTCCTCTCGTCACCAATCTTTCTCTAGTATGGCCGGAAGTGTAAAAGATTATGAAAAAGGTTTAAAAAACGGTCGCCTTTTCCTTGGAAATCAGATACAATACTTGTAAGCTTAAACATTCGTATAGTGTTTGTGGATGAAGGCAAGGGGAGAGACTGTCCTGGCTGACCTGTTTGGTCTAGGAATGAACGTTCGTGACAGTGATGAGTTTCAGGGGCGTTCCGCTTTTCAAACAGGTTGACGGACGGCGCCGAAGGAGCAAGCCACCCAAGTGGCGAATCTCTCAGGCAAAAAGACGCTTGTCTGACACATCTCTGGAGAGTGCCAATAGGGCCACCAAAGGGGTAACCTTCCTGGTTGCAAAGGAGGGGAAACTCTCAGGTAGAAGGACAGAGCATTGTGACAGGTTTGATTCCTGGGCAACGCTCTGTCTTTTTTTAGAAGGGACGGCGAAATGTTGCAGGTGGTCGTAAGTGGGAAGGCTAAAAGTCATCACATGAAAACGATTCGGAGGTGATAGCCTTGAAAAAGTTGAAACGTACGCCGCTCCACCCTGCGTACCAGGACAAGGCTAAACTGACCGCCTTTGGCGGGTGGGAAATGCCAGTGCAGTTTTCAAGCATTAAAGCTGAGCACCACGCCGTGCGGAACGACGCCGGACTGTTTGACGTCTCTCACATGGGGGTAGTGGAGGTGTCGGGTTCTGACGCAAAAAGTTTTTTACAGCATTTGACCACCAACGACATCGACAAACTCAAACGTCATAAGGCCCAGTACACGGTTATGTGTTACCCGGACGGAGGGACGGTGGACGACTTACTCGTGTACAAAAAGGAGGATGACAACTACCGGCTCGTCGTCAATGCGGCCAACGTCGACAAAGACGTGGAGTGGATGAACAAACACGCGACAGGAAACGTCACCATCTGCGATGTGTCCAGTCAAACGGCTCAGTTTGCGTTGCAGGGACCGAAAGCGGAGCGCATTTTACAGAAGTTGACGACGGCTGACTTGGCGGCGATCCCGTTTTTCGGCTTTGTGGACGGTGCAGACGTAGCCGGTGTACAGGCGCTCATCTCCCGCAGCGGGTACACGGGGGAGGACGGATTCGAGCTGTACATGGAAAGTGATGACGCGTTGTTCTTGTGGGAGAAACTGTTACAGACGGGGGAAGGGGACGGCTTGCGGCCGTGCGGCCTCGGCGCCCGGGACACCCTCCGCTTTGAAGCGTGTTTGCCCCTTTACGGACAAGAGCTGTCGGCAAGCATTAGTCCGCTGGAAGCCGGTATCGGCTTTGCCGTCAAACTGGATAAAGGCTCTTTTTTAGGGAGGGAAGCTCTCCTCCGGCAGAAGGAAGAAGGAGTGCCGCGCAAACTGGTCGGCATTGAGATGATCGAGCGGGGCATTCCCCGTTCCCACTATCCGGTGTACGTCGGAGAAAACGAGATCGGGGAAGTCACGAGCGGGACACATGCGCCGACTTTAGGGAAAAACTTAGGATTGGCGCTCGTCCAGAGCGAATACAGCGATCTCGGGCGCGAAGTGACGGTGGACATTCGCGGCAAACGGGTCAAAGCGAAAATTGTGGAAACACCGTTTTACAAGCGTCCGCGCCCATAACGTCGAGAGTAGAGGAGGATGTTTCTCAAATGACATACCGCTATTTACCGATGACTGATCAAGACCGCGAGGCGATGCTCTACACGATCGGCGTCAACCACGTGGATGAGTTGTTTGCTGATATCCCGGAAGCGATCCGCTTTAAAGGAAAACTAGACATCCCAGAGGCGATGTCCGAACCGGAGCTCGTGCGGCACATGCGCCGCCTGGCCGATCAGAACCTCGATTTTGGCCGTGTCGTATCTTTTCTCGGCGCCGGAATGTACGAACACCACATACCGAGCGTCGTCGGACACGTCATTGGACGATCGGAATTTTACACCGCATATACTCCGTACCAACCGGAAATTAGCCAGGGGGAACTGCAGGCGATCTTTGAATTTCAGTCGATGATCTGTGAGTTGACCGGCATGGAGGTGGCCAACTCCTCCATGTACGATGGGCCGACCGCCCTTGCTGAAGCGGCGTCGATGGCATCCGCCGTTTCCCGCAAAGGCAAAGTACTCGTCTCCCGCACCGTTCATCCAGAAGCGCGCAGTGTGCTGCGCACACTGGCGAAAGGGCTCGGCCACGAAATTGTGGAAGTGCCGCATGCCGACGGCGTGACAGACGTCGATCGGCTGGACCAGTTGGCTGACGCCGAGACGGCAGCCATCATCGTGCAGACGCCGAACTTTTTCGGCAACCTGGAAGATTTGTCCGCTATCGAGCCGATCGCCCATCGCCACAAAGGGCTGTTCGTCGTCAGCGTGAATCCGTTATCCCTCGGCATTTTGGAACCGCCGGCCTCTTTCGGAGCCGACGTCGTCGTCGGTGACGCCCAGCCCCTCGGCATTCCGGTACAGTTCGGCGGTCCGTCCTGCGGTTTCTTTGCGACGACAGACAAACTGATGCGGCGCATTCCCGGCCGCATCGTCGGACAGACGACAGACGAAGACGGGGTGAGGGGGTTTGTCCTCACGTTGCAGGCGCGGGAACAACACATCCGACGGGAAAAAGCGACGTCGAACATTTGCTCCAACCAGGCGTTGAACGCGTTGGCGGCGGCGGTGTACATGAGTGCCTTGGGGAAACAGGGGATGCAAGACGTTGCCAACTTGAATCTGCAAAAAGCCCACTACGCCTATCGCCAGCTGCTGAACGTCTCTCGCGTCGAACCGCTGTTTGAACAGCCGTTTTTCAACGAATTTGCCGTCAAACTGCCGCGGTCCGCGAAGGAGCTGCAAAAAGTGCTGTTAGAGAAGGGAATTCTCGGCGGTTACGATCTGTCGAAAGACTATCCGGAACTCGGTGACGCCGTGCTGCTCGCCGTGACGGAAGTGCGGACGAAAGCGGAAATTGATGAACTCGTGTCGACAGTGGAGGGTTGGGTATGAGTAAAGAGAAAGCACTCATCTTTGAATTGAGCCAGCCGGGCCGGGTCGCCTACAGTCTGCCTGAATCTGACGTGGACAAAGTGGAAGGGAGCGACCTGCTGCCAGAGCACTTCAGGCGCAAACAGCCGGCGGAGCTGCCGGAAGTGTCCGAACTAGACCTCGTACGCCACTACACTGAACTGTCACGGCGAAATCACGGGGTCGACACTGGTTTTTATCCCCTCGGTTCGTGTACGATGAAGTACAATCCGAAAGTGAATGAAGATGTGGCGCGTTACGATGGATTTGCCCGCATTCACCCGTATCAGCCGGAAGACACAGTACAAGGGGCGTTACAACTGTTGTACGAGTTGCAACGGGATTTGGCCCACATCACCGGCATGGACGAAGTGACACTGCAATCTGCGGCAGGGGCGCAAGGGGAATGGGCTGGCCTGATGATGATTCGCGCCTACCACGAGGAGCGCGGCGACACGAAGCGGACGAAAGTGATTGTACCGGATTCTGCTCACGGTACGAACCCGGCCAGTGCCACTGTCGCCGGTTTTGATACGGTCACGGTGAAGTCGAACGAACGGGGTCAGGTCGACGTTGACATGTTGCGCCAACTTGTCGGCGAAGACACGGCGGCGTTGATGCTCACCAACCCGAACACTCTCGGGCTCTTTGAAGAAGAAATCGAAGACATCGCCCGCATCGTCCACGAAGCAGGTGGACTGTTGTACTACGACGGGGCCAACGCCAACGCCATTCTCGGCAAAGCCCGCCCCGGGGACATGGGGTTCGACGTCGTTCACCTAAACTTGCACAAAACGTTTACGACGCCGCACGGCGGGGGCGGACCTGGGGCCGGGCCGGTCGGCGTCAAAAAAGCGTTAGCCCGCTTCCTGCCGAAACCGATGGTGAAAAAGGATGGGGAGCGCTACTACCTCGACGGCGACATGCCGGATTCCATCGGGAGGATTAAAGGGTTTTACGGCAACTTCGGCATCCTCGTCCGGGCTTACGCCTACATCCGCACAATGGGACCGGAAGGGCTTAGGCAAGTGTCCGAAGACGCCGTACTGAACGCTAACTACTTGCTTGAGAGACTGTCCGATCATTACGACGTGCCGTTCCCCGGGCTGTGCAAACACGAATTCGTGCTCTCCGGGAACCGACAGAAAAAGCTGGGCGTGCGCACACTGGACATCGCCAAGCGTCTCCTGGACTTCGGCATACATCCGCCGACGATCTACTTTCCGCTCATCGTCGACGAATGCCTCATGATCGAACCGACCGAAACTGAGAGCAAAGAAACGCTCGACGCTTTCGCCGACGTCATGATTCAGATTGCAAAAGAAGCCGAACAAGAGCCGGAAGTTGTGCAGGAGGCGCCGCACCACACAGTTGTGAAGCGGATGGATGAAGTGACGGCCGCGCGAAAACCGGTCCTGCGCTACCAAAAGTGAACGGATCGGTTTCCGCGACGCACGTGTCTCAAACGTTACGATCTTCTGCTCAAAAGGCCACAATGGACGCAGATGATAATATGTCTGATATAGAGGGGGCAGTTGCCCCACCCCAAATCTCTCACACCTCCAACCCGTTTGGCATTTTGAATACCGACCTCCAGTCGACCTTACACAAAACACCAACCTGCCAAAAATTGTTAAATAACAAGGATTCATGTCAAGCGTCAGTGAAAATGTCCTATTAACTCGTCAGTGATTCTGTCCTATTTTAGTTATTCCCCCATCCCGTTCAGGAGCGTAGCTTGTAGTGGGCATTTTATCAAGGGTAAAGGCGTATGCCCGAGTTTCACTCGCCCTTGATAAAATGCCCACTACAAGCTCCCTGGCTAAAAGGGATGAAGGGATCATTGTCCGTATTCTAACGGCACAGTCTAGATTTTTTAAGCCCGTTGTCGTATCCTAGATTTAGATTGGGTGCGCCCATATTGGCGCCAAGGATGATTGAGTGCGGGCTTGTGAGGTTGTTTCTCCGAGCTCGCCTTTTGTTTTTGCAGCGACTGGCGTTTTGGTTTTACTGTTTCCTTTAGGGGGTAATCCACCCCTTTGTGCCGGACAAATAGTCTTCCGTCTAATGTTTCTCGCACTTCGACACGGGTTTTGCGCGGGATGGTTTGTTGGTGATCCGAGCGATCTATTGTGTAGGTTTTTCCTTTGTAAGCAATTGTTTCTCCGGTTCCCAGAGTACGCTTTTCACGGTAGCAAAGAATTAGATCCAACGCTTGTCCTTGTTCCAAAGGGACAAACGCACTTTCTGGGTCACGCGGTTCAACCGCAAACTGTTCGTTATGCGCTTTGATCAACTCCGGCAGCACCGTGTTGGCCTCCTCAATGGTGTCGATGCCCCGGAGGCGCAACTCGACAATCCAACGGTCTTGTAGCGTTTGGAACAGCCGTTCAATCCGTCCCTTGGCTTGTGGTGTTAAGGCTTTGATATGAGTCACACCTAACTCTTCAAGGGCTTGTCCGAATTGCGACAAAGGAACGGGTTCTCCCGCCAATTCCTGCTCGATCGTTTGCTTCTCGTTAGGGGAACGGAAAATCATATGGCGATCCGAATACACACTCATCGGAATGCCAGTTTGCTCAATCATCTGTCGTGTCAGCCTAAAATAGCCCTCGGTGTCCTCCTGTGGCCGGAAAAGAGCAGCCACGACTTTTCCAGTGGCATCATCAATGGCGGCAAGAAGGGACATCGGTTCCGCTCGATCTTCCAACCAAGGGTGAGGGCTCCCGTCCATTTGGACTAACATGCCGGCTTGTGGCTTTCGCTCACGTGGCCGGTGCACGTTAGCCGGACGCCGTTTGCGTTTCGGTTTGATGCCGGCCTCAGAGCGAATGCGACGCACGGTTGACGGACTGACGTGAATTCCTTCGTACTTGGCCAACAATTCGGCAAAATGCACATCATTACACCCTTGATACGCATCGCTTTGGTGGAGCTCCAGAATTCTTTGACGTGTATTGTCAGACAGTGCGTGTGCCGGTTTGCGTCCTTTGTTTTTGTGGATAATCCCCGTTTCCCCCTCCTCAAGCACCCGTTTTTTGAGACGACAAACCTGGCGGTAACTTAACCCAAGGAGTTCAGCGGCTTCACCTCCTGTGATCAAACCTTGAATCCAGCGATCAATGACGGTGTAACGCTTCAGCTCTTGTCTGCTCATGAATATGTTCTCTCCCATATGTGACATTTTCACTGACGCGTTACAATATGACAATATCACTGACGAACAACATAAATAACAAGGATTCATTGACAAGGAAAAACCAATTCTTTATATTATATGTTTGGTTAAAACGATGTCTACCGACAGACTGTC includes the following:
- a CDS encoding DUF1538 domain-containing protein yields the protein MILLNIFDGYWHTLEEVIVALAPLLLVFILFQLLVIRKPIPNLPNVLAGTVLSIVGLSLFLQGVKAGFLPFGEFTGLTLSDASYNWILIPIGFVLGVASIVAEPAVLVLGYEVEKASSGSIKGKPLIYSVSLGVGLFVALAMARVLYGIPLWAILVPGYVIAFILARFTSKTFISIAFDSGGVATGPMTVTFILALAVGTATGLEGRDPLIEGFGLVALVALAPIIAVLLFGILYNVYEKKQEDPSEKGEPQVETTDEF
- a CDS encoding DUF1538 domain-containing protein; its protein translation is MDQFKQEFREVFFSILPVTLVIVLLQVTLIHMPFSDFLQFLLAALLTIVGLSLFLFGVKLGLLPIGESLGSSLPHKGFFWVIFFGFLLGFVITVAEPDVRIFAQQIEDAGERIATQNVLILAISLGVGISVVMAMLRSIFNISLTLLLIPSYILVFVLGYFVSDDFFSIALDAGGVTTGPITVPFLMALSIGVVSVFGGRDKVSQGFGMVALASVGPVIAVMVLGVLFS
- a CDS encoding shikimate kinase; amino-acid sequence: MTMKLHIILIGFMGTGKTTVGTIIAETLSRQMVDTDQYLEEKRGKTIPDIFRDEGEARFRDCEHNVLKELIQSPKPLVITTGGGIVLRKDNVKLMQNSGFVVALTASRNALIERLQHDASRPLLQGDLAQRIDRLLTERRNAYDFAHFKVDTTDKTPDEVAQIIVAQCQQHSGVFKDIFRRQ
- a CDS encoding YqzE family protein: MSSNDYVQYLTERFVRYLETPREERKMRRKDRQRNRWSRVWFGDLLFGLHMFWQNRKNRRKRNVIR
- a CDS encoding YqhV family protein, with product MWFIIEKVVLAMGTLRIISGFIEMTAGFLMLKFNDLEKSIAINALLALVGPAVLITTTTIGLAGLVERVSYDKVAWIAAGVVCILIGVFKG
- a CDS encoding YqhG family protein, translating into MNRAETKNYVMRYLNAMHCDIVDKSPGHVQVKLSEQADKDLVNRPFYWSYVEKLGLDPQPVTLSLIFDPDQIPPGVRGEPITPGSTRLQHIFQSARKHGRFVRLYERSPLDLRSPRGSRPYEPWLGINYKIEWICDQLRSEIYSLGIRLLDGSIDDNFYHTISEREWTPRLPSHRFVTKHKLTLEEAVNELEFYVEGYLDHVDDAWARAAESRMQEELNRLEQYYKERPARMDKEAFLAEYERRVRETKWQYQPRVQVSVVNAGLFYLA
- a CDS encoding DEAD/DEAH box helicase; the protein is MHSVPIRFDRSWWPAFKARVHADGPWNSWELFQLAVEAERHVCVPNFDDLLCLKQLNAFAPLPHQVETARTVLNELHGRAILADEVGLGKTIEAGLILKEYVLRGLVKNALILVPASLVSQWTRELNEKFGIPAVAHKKEWMWEKCDILVASIDTAKREPHRSHVLNRDYDIIVIDEAHKLKNRRTRNFQFANELRKKFCLLLTATPIQNDLQELYNLVTLLKPGQLGGEQSFQSQYVVSKRQPKNEALLKEEIRKVMIRNERKDSPLDFKQRHVHTVTLDLTPEERALYDGITDFVRERYQKNRGLAGSFLSLVNLQREACSSREATFLTLFKMFKKEIQGRQQLPDDVAHVIHLLKQVKEQAKAREVLKLVDKIGDEKVIVFTGYRATQDMLRRVLQKHGITSVPYRGNFNRNKKDWMRQLFQQRAQVMVATEAGGEGINLQFCHNIINYDMPWNPMRVEQRIGRVHRLGQEHDVTIYNLCTRNTIEEYIIRLLHEKINLFQLVIGELDKILAHVHLKERTLENNIMKIVLESRDDEEVKQRLSHLGDTLSDAKHHTSQKADLLKDVLNP
- the gcvT gene encoding glycine cleavage system aminomethyltransferase GcvT, translated to MKKLKRTPLHPAYQDKAKLTAFGGWEMPVQFSSIKAEHHAVRNDAGLFDVSHMGVVEVSGSDAKSFLQHLTTNDIDKLKRHKAQYTVMCYPDGGTVDDLLVYKKEDDNYRLVVNAANVDKDVEWMNKHATGNVTICDVSSQTAQFALQGPKAERILQKLTTADLAAIPFFGFVDGADVAGVQALISRSGYTGEDGFELYMESDDALFLWEKLLQTGEGDGLRPCGLGARDTLRFEACLPLYGQELSASISPLEAGIGFAVKLDKGSFLGREALLRQKEEGVPRKLVGIEMIERGIPRSHYPVYVGENEIGEVTSGTHAPTLGKNLGLALVQSEYSDLGREVTVDIRGKRVKAKIVETPFYKRPRP
- the gcvPA gene encoding aminomethyl-transferring glycine dehydrogenase subunit GcvPA codes for the protein MTYRYLPMTDQDREAMLYTIGVNHVDELFADIPEAIRFKGKLDIPEAMSEPELVRHMRRLADQNLDFGRVVSFLGAGMYEHHIPSVVGHVIGRSEFYTAYTPYQPEISQGELQAIFEFQSMICELTGMEVANSSMYDGPTALAEAASMASAVSRKGKVLVSRTVHPEARSVLRTLAKGLGHEIVEVPHADGVTDVDRLDQLADAETAAIIVQTPNFFGNLEDLSAIEPIAHRHKGLFVVSVNPLSLGILEPPASFGADVVVGDAQPLGIPVQFGGPSCGFFATTDKLMRRIPGRIVGQTTDEDGVRGFVLTLQAREQHIRREKATSNICSNQALNALAAAVYMSALGKQGMQDVANLNLQKAHYAYRQLLNVSRVEPLFEQPFFNEFAVKLPRSAKELQKVLLEKGILGGYDLSKDYPELGDAVLLAVTEVRTKAEIDELVSTVEGWV
- the gcvPB gene encoding aminomethyl-transferring glycine dehydrogenase subunit GcvPB, whose translation is MSKEKALIFELSQPGRVAYSLPESDVDKVEGSDLLPEHFRRKQPAELPEVSELDLVRHYTELSRRNHGVDTGFYPLGSCTMKYNPKVNEDVARYDGFARIHPYQPEDTVQGALQLLYELQRDLAHITGMDEVTLQSAAGAQGEWAGLMMIRAYHEERGDTKRTKVIVPDSAHGTNPASATVAGFDTVTVKSNERGQVDVDMLRQLVGEDTAALMLTNPNTLGLFEEEIEDIARIVHEAGGLLYYDGANANAILGKARPGDMGFDVVHLNLHKTFTTPHGGGGPGAGPVGVKKALARFLPKPMVKKDGERYYLDGDMPDSIGRIKGFYGNFGILVRAYAYIRTMGPEGLRQVSEDAVLNANYLLERLSDHYDVPFPGLCKHEFVLSGNRQKKLGVRTLDIAKRLLDFGIHPPTIYFPLIVDECLMIEPTETESKETLDAFADVMIQIAKEAEQEPEVVQEAPHHTVVKRMDEVTAARKPVLRYQK
- a CDS encoding ISNCY family transposase, which gives rise to MSRQELKRYTVIDRWIQGLITGGEAAELLGLSYRQVCRLKKRVLEEGETGIIHKNKGRKPAHALSDNTRQRILELHQSDAYQGCNDVHFAELLAKYEGIHVSPSTVRRIRSEAGIKPKRKRRPANVHRPRERKPQAGMLVQMDGSPHPWLEDRAEPMSLLAAIDDATGKVVAALFRPQEDTEGYFRLTRQMIEQTGIPMSVYSDRHMIFRSPNEKQTIEQELAGEPVPLSQFGQALEELGVTHIKALTPQAKGRIERLFQTLQDRWIVELRLRGIDTIEEANTVLPELIKAHNEQFAVEPRDPESAFVPLEQGQALDLILCYREKRTLGTGETIAYKGKTYTIDRSDHQQTIPRKTRVEVRETLDGRLFVRHKGVDYPLKETVKPKRQSLQKQKASSEKQPHKPALNHPWRQYGRTQSKSRIRQRA